CTTTTACCAAAAGGTTTCAAAGTTTCACGAAAAAATTATTGTACTGCAATTACCGATATTTCCACGTTTACATCTTTGGGCAAGCGGGCAACCTGTACGGTTTCGCGAGCGGGCGGGTTTGCAGTAAAATAATTGGCATATACGGCATTTATTCTGCCAAACAAATTCATGTCGGTAATAAAGATGGTGGCCTTTACCACATCGCCAAAAGAGTAATTGGCTGCTTTTAATACAGCATCTATGTTTTGCATTACGCGGTTGGTTTCTGCTTCTATGGTTTCGTTTTCTATAGCACCGGTTTGCGGATTCATAGGTATTTGTCCTGAAACGTATAAGGTGTTTCCTGCTTTTACTGCTTGGCTGTATGGGCCAATGGGCGCAGGTGCATTTTCGGTAAGTATAATTTCTTTCGTCATGTTCTGTATGTTGTTTTTTAGTATCAAAATCTTCCTAAGCGAATAAAGAATAATCCGCCCACGCCACTCAAACTTCCAACATTTATGTCTTTAAATTTTTCGCCAACAATAAGGCGGTAGTTAATGCCTATGCCTATGCGTAAAATTTTGGTGGCATTCCATGTGCCATAAACTGCCGGAATAATTCCACCATAGTTTCTTTTTATGGTAACTGTATCGAAGCGAGTGAATTTGATATTTGCCCAGCCTGCTGCCAGTTCGGGCTGCAACGAAAACTTTTTATCGTTAAAAAAAACATACCCAAAACTTAAGCCTGCAAAATGGTGTGTGGCGTAAATAGGAGCGGTATATTCGGGATAGGTGAGTTTTTTAATATCGTTGCGCGAAGAAAGCAGGTGGTAATGTGCGCCTACTACAAACTTTCTATTTACAACCCAGTGCAAACTAAAATGGGTGGTGGCGGCTGCAGATTTAAACATGTGTGTTGCTGCTACTCCTGCTTGCACATAAGCAGTACTTTCAAATTTCTTTGATTTAAAGAAAGGCGCGGTGGTATCGCTTTGTGCAGTTGATGAATAAACAAAGAATAGGCAAGGAAGCATAAACAAAATATGCCGCCATTTTACTGCCGATATATGCACTAAATACTCTTTGGTTCTTTTCATTCTAAAAGCAATAATAAAATATTGCGGTTGCTATGTTTAAACTAAAACTTAATTTTCGGCAATGGAACTAAAAGAATTTGTGAGTTGCTTTGCCGAATGTTTTACCGGATCGGGCGTTGCCATACATGCTCAAACAAAGTTTAAACAGTTAGATGAGTGGGGTTCTATGTTGGCGTTAATAGTAATTGCTACAATAGACAGCGATTTCCAGAAAACTATTACTGCCGAAGATATTGCTGCTGCCGAAACGGTGGAAGACTTGTTTAATATTGCTGCTGCAAAATAATCTATGGCATTTTCTGCTGTTCACCATATTACTTTAGATGCGTTGGCTGCCTCGGTTCCGGCTGCCTCAGAGGATAATTTGGAATTAACCATTTTGAATGAAAAGGAGCGCGAACTATTTGTAAAAACCGTGGGCATAAGATATAGAAGAGTTGCCGCCAATGGCATAACTGCAGCAGATTTGTGTGCTGCTTGTGCCGAAGATTTGTTTAGTAAAAATGCAGTGCAGCGCAGCGATGTAAAAGTGCTGATATTTATTTCGCAAACGCCCGATTATTTAATTCCAAATACGGCATCGCTCTTGCAGCATAGACTTGGTTTGGCAAAAGATTGTATTGCTTTCGATATAAACTTAGGCTGTTCGGGATATGTGTATGGTTTAAATGTGGCTGCAAGTTTACTTGCCAATATGAACACAGGAAAGGCGCTGCTGTTGGTGGGCGATGTTTCTACCGCAGTTATCTCTAAACGCGATAAGAGTGTGGTGCCTTTGTTTTCCGATGCAGGCTCTGCCACGGTGCTTTCAAAGAAGGCAGGCGAAGCAATGCACTTTAATTTACAAACAGATGGCGCAGAGTTCGATGATATTATTATACCAGAAGGTGGCATGAGGAATCGCTTTAGCGAAAAATCTTTGTGCGAAACTGAAAGAGAAAGCGGAAACTACAGGGCGGGAGTTCATATGCAGTTAAACGGTATCCGTATTTTTAATTTTGCATTGCGAGAAGTGGCACCCAACATTCAGCAGTTGCTAACCGAAGTGCAATACAATAAAGAGCAAATAGATTATTTTGTATTTCACCAGGCCAACAAGCTGATGCTTGAAAGTGTACGCAAAAAATTGGATGTACCCGAGCACAAAGTGCCTTATTCGTTATTCGATTTTGGAAATACCAGCTCGGCATCTATTCCGGTTACATTGGTAAATAATTTAAGAGCAGAACTAACCGATAAAAAATTGCAGTTGCTGCTGAGTGGCTTTGGTGTTGGACTTTCGTGGGGCAGCGTTTTGCTCAAAACCGAAAATGTGTTTGTTTCACCGCTTATACACGTGGCATGAACACACCTCAATTTTCAGTAGTAATACCGGTTTACAGAAGCGAGCAAACATTGCCCGAGATGTGCCGAGCTATTATTGATTTTTTTAATCGACAACAACTTTCGGTAGAAATTATTTTGGTAAACGATGCCAGCCCCGATAATACTTGGGAAACCATAAAAGAGCTCAAAACACAGTATCCCACAATAATTACAGCTATTAACCTTGCTAAAAATGCCGGGCAGCACCATGCGGTTTTGTGCGGCTTTCAGTATGTAAAAGGCAGTTTTATTATTACTATAGATGACGATTTGCAATACCATCCTTTCGAGATAGAAAAACTCATCAAGCAGCAGCAACTTACCCATGCAGATTTGGTATATGGCATACAAACGGTAAAGGAGCATTCGTATATTAAAAATCTGGGAAGCAAGGTGGTGGCATCTATATTTTCACGCTTTGCAAGCACACCGGGTAAAGGTTCTTCTTTTCGTTTAATTAAAGCCGAAGTAGTGCAAAACATAAAGCACTTCAACCAGCGCTATATTTACTTAGAAGAATTATTGGCATGGTTTGCCAGTAACATACAGTTTGTGGAAGTAAACCATGCAAAAAGAAAAGAGGGAAAATCGGGCTATACCATTCTAAAATTAACGCTGTGGACTCTCAGGCTTATTTTTACTTACACCACACTGCCACTTCGTGTAATGACCTACTTTGGGTTAATAGCATTTTTAGTTTGCTTAGGTTTTGTAGGTTACTTCTTATATATGAAATTTTCGTGTGGTGCCGAGTTAGGTTTTACGGCTTTAATTGTTTCAATTTTTATGAGTACAGGACTTATTCTGTTTAGCCTTGGCGTAATTGGTGAGTATTTGAATCGTTTATTTCAACTGCAAACAAAGCGCCCTGTTTTCTTTGTAAAGGAAGTATTGTAGCACTAAAAGCAGGTTATTTATATGGCAGCAACAGCAACCATTATTACCATTGGCGATGAACTTTTAATAGGGCAAACCATAGACACCAACAGCGCTTGGATGGGGCAAGAGCTGAATAAAATTGGTGTGCGTATATATCAGCGTATTGCTGTGGGCGATGATGCTGCACAAATTACTGATGCGCTGAAACGTGCAGCAGCCGTATCTTCTATTGTGCTTATTACGGGCGGCTTGGGGCCCACCAAAGACGATATAACCAAGAAAACGATTGCCGAGTATTTTGGA
This genomic stretch from Chitinophagales bacterium harbors:
- a CDS encoding ketoacyl-ACP synthase III, with translation MAFSAVHHITLDALAASVPAASEDNLELTILNEKERELFVKTVGIRYRRVAANGITAADLCAACAEDLFSKNAVQRSDVKVLIFISQTPDYLIPNTASLLQHRLGLAKDCIAFDINLGCSGYVYGLNVAASLLANMNTGKALLLVGDVSTAVISKRDKSVVPLFSDAGSATVLSKKAGEAMHFNLQTDGAEFDDIIIPEGGMRNRFSEKSLCETERESGNYRAGVHMQLNGIRIFNFALREVAPNIQQLLTEVQYNKEQIDYFVFHQANKLMLESVRKKLDVPEHKVPYSLFDFGNTSSASIPVTLVNNLRAELTDKKLQLLLSGFGVGLSWGSVLLKTENVFVSPLIHVA
- a CDS encoding RidA family protein; translation: MTKEIILTENAPAPIGPYSQAVKAGNTLYVSGQIPMNPQTGAIENETIEAETNRVMQNIDAVLKAANYSFGDVVKATIFITDMNLFGRINAVYANYFTANPPARETVQVARLPKDVNVEISVIAVQ
- a CDS encoding glycosyltransferase family 2 protein, with amino-acid sequence MNTPQFSVVIPVYRSEQTLPEMCRAIIDFFNRQQLSVEIILVNDASPDNTWETIKELKTQYPTIITAINLAKNAGQHHAVLCGFQYVKGSFIITIDDDLQYHPFEIEKLIKQQQLTHADLVYGIQTVKEHSYIKNLGSKVVASIFSRFASTPGKGSSFRLIKAEVVQNIKHFNQRYIYLEELLAWFASNIQFVEVNHAKRKEGKSGYTILKLTLWTLRLIFTYTTLPLRVMTYFGLIAFLVCLGFVGYFLYMKFSCGAELGFTALIVSIFMSTGLILFSLGVIGEYLNRLFQLQTKRPVFFVKEVL